Proteins from a genomic interval of Candidatus Neomarinimicrobiota bacterium:
- a CDS encoding thioredoxin family protein: MITAKILGIGCPKCDALEARVRSVVQKHNLDVEVIKVTDIEEMIRSGIMMTPGLVVDDEVKSAGIIPKEEEILKWLGERKS; this comes from the coding sequence ATGATAACGGCAAAAATACTCGGTATAGGCTGCCCCAAATGTGACGCGTTGGAAGCCAGAGTTAGGAGCGTAGTACAAAAGCACAATCTTGACGTAGAGGTAATAAAGGTGACGGACATCGAGGAAATGATTCGATCCGGCATCATGATGACTCCCGGTCTCGTGGTAGATGACGAGGTTAAGAGCGCAGGAATAATCCCAAAAGAAGAAGAAATCCTTAAATGGCTAGGGGAGAGAAAATCATGA
- a CDS encoding thioredoxin family protein, which yields MRKKMTAFYLFLALILVNGCEANAQERIVQDKQEAGKSAAKITFIELGSVRCIPCRAMQPVMRAIDGRYGDQINVVFYDVWTPEQNHYARDYGIRVIPTQIFLDSTGTEILRHEGFFPEKEIIGFLDSKGLEPVTDD from the coding sequence ATGAGGAAAAAAATGACGGCATTCTATCTTTTCTTGGCCTTGATATTGGTAAATGGTTGTGAGGCCAATGCCCAGGAAAGAATTGTCCAGGATAAACAGGAAGCCGGTAAATCAGCAGCAAAGATTACGTTTATAGAGTTGGGTTCGGTGAGATGTATTCCCTGCCGGGCTATGCAGCCAGTGATGCGAGCGATTGATGGTAGATACGGGGACCAAATAAATGTCGTTTTCTATGATGTTTGGACCCCTGAGCAAAACCACTACGCAAGGGATTACGGCATAAGAGTAATCCCAACGCAAATTTTCCTGGATAGCACCGGAACCGAGATTCTACGTCATGAGGGATTCTTTCCAGAGAAAGAGATAATTGGATTCTTGGATTCAAAAGGATTAGAGCCAGTTACTGATGATTAA